Proteins encoded in a region of the Synechococcus sp. BIOS-U3-1 genome:
- the psaC gene encoding photosystem I iron-sulfur center protein PsaC: protein MSHAVKIYDTCIGCTQCVRACPLDVLEMVPWDGCKAGQIASSPRTEDCVGCKRCETACPTDFLSIRVYLGDETTRSMGLAY, encoded by the coding sequence ATGTCCCACGCTGTCAAGATCTACGACACCTGCATCGGCTGTACTCAGTGTGTTCGGGCCTGCCCTTTGGATGTGCTCGAAATGGTCCCCTGGGATGGCTGCAAGGCTGGCCAGATTGCTTCTTCTCCCCGCACGGAAGACTGCGTGGGTTGTAAGCGTTGTGAAACCGCCTGCCCAACTGATTTCCTGAGCATCCGTGTTTATCTCGGAGACGAGACCACGAGGAGCATGGGCCTCGCGTATTGA
- a CDS encoding NAD(P)H dehydrogenase subunit NdhS: MTSAAPILPGATVTVVDQRSIYNGYTGFVQRISGDRAAVLFEGGNWDKLVTLRLKDLSAD; this comes from the coding sequence ATGACTTCCGCTGCTCCGATCCTGCCCGGTGCCACGGTGACGGTTGTGGATCAGCGCTCCATCTACAACGGCTACACCGGTTTCGTGCAGCGCATCAGTGGGGACCGGGCCGCGGTGTTGTTTGAAGGAGGTAACTGGGACAAGCTCGTCACCCTGCGCCTCAAAGATCTCAGCGCTGACTGA
- the glmS gene encoding glutamine--fructose-6-phosphate transaminase (isomerizing): MCGIVAVIGSREAAPLLLEGLRQLEYRGYDSAGIATIETSVSDATTQLHCIRAKGKLVNLTARVDQHGAPGFCGIGHTRWATHGKPEVHNAHPHCDGAGDVAVVQNGIIENHRALREELTGVGVSFRSDTDTEVIPHLVSAELQQQCAAGQPADGNTLLRAVQAVLPRLQGAYALAVLWAEVPGALVVARKAAPLLIGLGEGEFVCASDTPALAGFTRTILPMEDGEVALLSPLGIELYNDVGERQQRSPSLLNGQEHVADKRHYRHFMLKEIHEQPETARLWVERHLPLNLKAANPVALPFDDAFYADIERVQILACGTSRHAALVGAHLLEQFAGVPASVYYASEFRYAPPPLAPNTLTIGVTQSGETADTLAALAMDAERRKAQADPAYAPRQLGVTNRVESSLARQVPYILDIGAGIEVGVAATKTFLGQLLAFYALALAFAARRGSRSEAEIAELVDELRGLPQQLDALIAQHDQLSEAMAHRFAETQDVIFLGRGINYPIALEGALKLKEISYIHAEGYPAGEMKHGPIALLDTHVPVISIAVPGVVFEKVLSNAQEAKARDAQLIGVAPICADTELFDELLPVPEVSEWISPLLTVVPMQLLSYHIAAHRGLDVDQPRNLAKSVTVE; the protein is encoded by the coding sequence ATGTGCGGAATCGTTGCGGTGATTGGCTCCAGAGAGGCAGCACCGCTGCTTCTTGAAGGGCTGCGACAACTGGAATATCGCGGTTACGACTCCGCCGGTATCGCCACAATTGAAACTTCGGTTTCCGATGCAACAACCCAGTTGCACTGCATTCGAGCCAAGGGCAAGCTCGTGAATCTCACCGCAAGGGTCGATCAGCACGGGGCGCCAGGTTTTTGTGGAATCGGCCATACCCGATGGGCGACCCATGGCAAGCCGGAGGTCCATAACGCCCATCCCCACTGCGATGGTGCTGGTGATGTCGCTGTGGTGCAGAACGGCATTATTGAAAACCATCGAGCCCTGCGTGAAGAGCTCACTGGCGTCGGGGTCAGCTTCCGTTCAGACACCGACACCGAGGTGATCCCGCATCTGGTTTCCGCGGAGCTGCAGCAACAGTGTGCAGCTGGCCAGCCTGCCGATGGCAACACTCTGTTGCGTGCTGTGCAGGCCGTGTTGCCAAGGCTTCAGGGTGCCTATGCCTTGGCGGTGTTATGGGCAGAGGTCCCTGGGGCTCTTGTGGTCGCGCGTAAGGCGGCACCCCTGCTGATTGGTTTGGGGGAAGGCGAATTTGTCTGTGCCAGCGATACGCCTGCACTGGCTGGGTTTACGCGCACAATCCTGCCGATGGAGGACGGAGAGGTGGCGTTGCTCAGCCCTCTTGGGATCGAGCTTTACAACGATGTCGGGGAGCGTCAGCAACGCAGTCCGTCGCTGCTCAACGGACAGGAGCATGTGGCTGACAAGCGCCATTACCGCCACTTCATGCTTAAGGAGATCCATGAGCAGCCAGAGACGGCACGTTTGTGGGTGGAAAGGCACCTGCCTTTGAATCTGAAGGCTGCTAATCCCGTGGCATTGCCCTTCGACGATGCGTTTTACGCCGACATTGAGCGCGTTCAGATCCTTGCCTGTGGGACGAGCCGACACGCTGCGCTCGTGGGGGCCCATCTGCTGGAACAGTTTGCGGGGGTGCCAGCAAGTGTGTATTACGCCAGTGAGTTTCGCTATGCCCCCCCGCCGCTGGCTCCCAACACGCTCACGATTGGTGTGACCCAATCCGGTGAAACGGCCGACACCCTGGCAGCTCTGGCCATGGACGCTGAACGAAGAAAGGCTCAAGCGGATCCTGCTTACGCCCCTCGTCAGCTAGGCGTGACCAATCGAGTGGAGAGCTCTTTGGCTCGCCAAGTGCCCTACATCCTTGACATCGGAGCTGGCATCGAAGTGGGCGTTGCAGCCACCAAGACCTTCCTCGGTCAGCTTCTAGCTTTTTATGCCCTGGCCCTGGCCTTTGCAGCCCGGCGCGGCAGTCGAAGCGAGGCCGAGATTGCTGAACTGGTTGATGAACTGCGCGGTCTTCCTCAGCAACTCGATGCGCTGATCGCGCAACACGATCAGCTTTCAGAGGCGATGGCCCATCGTTTTGCTGAAACGCAGGACGTGATCTTTCTTGGTCGGGGCATTAACTACCCGATCGCACTGGAAGGGGCTCTGAAACTCAAGGAAATCAGTTACATCCATGCCGAGGGTTATCCCGCAGGTGAGATGAAACATGGTCCGATCGCCTTGCTCGATACGCATGTTCCTGTGATTTCCATCGCAGTACCAGGCGTGGTGTTCGAAAAAGTGCTCAGCAATGCCCAGGAGGCCAAGGCAAGGGATGCTCAGTTGATTGGTGTTGCCCCCATCTGTGCAGACACGGAATTATTCGATGAACTGCTGCCGGTCCCGGAGGTGAGCGAGTGGATCAGTCCTTTGCTCACAGTGGTGCCGATGCAACTGCTCAGCTATCACATTGCAGCTCATCGAGGCTTGGACGTGGATCAGCCTCGTAACTTGGCGAAGAGCGTCACTGTGGAGTGA
- the fabF gene encoding beta-ketoacyl-ACP synthase II, with protein MVEGLQRVVVTGLGAVTPIGNSVADYWFGLTSGKSGVASISLFDASRHACRFAAEVKDFDPTGFIEPKESKRWDRYCQFGVVAAKQALAHAGLEITEANAERIGVSIGSGVGGLLTMETQAHVLEGKGPGRVSPFTVPMMIPNMATGLAAIALGAKGPSSAVSTACAAGSNSIGDAFRLLQMGKADAMICGGAESAITPLGVAGFASAKALSFRNDDPATASRPFDKERDGFVIGEGSGLLVLETLSHAEARGATILAEIVGYGTTCDAHHITSPTPGGVGGAAAMRLALEDGSLSADSIDYVNAHGTSTPANDSNETAAIKSALGQRADKIPVSSTKSMTGHLLGGSGGIEAVACVLALQHNVVPPTINYTNPDPDCDLDVVPNSAREHTLGTVLSNSFGFGGHNVCLAFQRMN; from the coding sequence ATGGTGGAGGGTCTCCAACGCGTCGTGGTTACTGGCCTCGGCGCGGTAACACCGATCGGCAATAGCGTTGCCGACTATTGGTTCGGTCTCACCTCTGGCAAGAGCGGGGTGGCATCAATTTCCCTGTTTGATGCCTCTCGGCACGCCTGTCGTTTTGCAGCTGAAGTGAAGGACTTCGACCCGACGGGGTTCATTGAGCCCAAAGAATCGAAGCGCTGGGATCGATACTGCCAATTCGGTGTTGTCGCCGCCAAACAGGCTCTTGCCCATGCAGGCCTGGAGATCACCGAAGCCAACGCCGAGCGGATCGGCGTCAGCATCGGCTCCGGCGTTGGCGGACTGCTCACGATGGAAACCCAAGCCCATGTGCTTGAGGGCAAGGGGCCAGGCCGCGTGAGTCCATTCACCGTCCCGATGATGATTCCCAACATGGCCACAGGCCTGGCGGCGATCGCACTCGGGGCTAAAGGGCCTAGCTCAGCTGTCTCCACGGCCTGTGCCGCCGGCTCTAATTCCATTGGAGATGCTTTCCGTCTTCTACAGATGGGAAAGGCTGACGCCATGATTTGCGGAGGTGCAGAATCAGCCATCACCCCTCTGGGAGTGGCTGGTTTCGCCAGTGCCAAGGCACTGTCGTTCCGTAACGATGATCCAGCCACCGCAAGCAGACCGTTCGACAAGGAACGCGACGGCTTTGTCATCGGTGAGGGATCGGGCTTGTTGGTGCTCGAAACCCTCAGCCATGCCGAGGCCCGTGGCGCAACAATCCTGGCCGAAATTGTGGGCTATGGAACCACCTGTGATGCGCACCACATCACCTCACCAACGCCCGGTGGTGTCGGCGGGGCAGCCGCCATGCGCCTCGCTCTCGAGGACGGAAGCCTGAGTGCTGACAGCATCGACTACGTCAATGCCCATGGCACCAGCACACCGGCCAATGACAGCAACGAAACCGCAGCGATTAAAAGTGCCCTTGGCCAACGCGCCGACAAAATCCCTGTGAGCTCAACTAAATCGATGACGGGCCACCTACTGGGTGGCTCTGGTGGCATCGAGGCTGTGGCCTGCGTACTTGCCCTACAGCACAATGTTGTTCCCCCAACCATCAATTACACCAATCCCGATCCCGACTGTGATCTGGATGTGGTGCCTAACTCCGCCCGCGAACACACACTTGGGACCGTGTTATCCAACTCGTTCGGCTTCGGAGGCCACAACGTCTGTCTTGCCTTCCAGCGCATGAACTGA
- the acpP gene encoding acyl carrier protein, translating to MSQEAILEKVRSIVAEQLSVDAGEVKPESNFQNDLGADSLDTVELVMALEEAFDIEIPDEAAEGITTVGDAVKYIEDKQA from the coding sequence ATGTCCCAGGAAGCGATCCTCGAAAAAGTCCGTTCGATCGTGGCGGAGCAGCTCAGCGTCGACGCCGGCGAAGTCAAGCCCGAATCGAATTTCCAAAATGATCTAGGCGCGGACTCCCTCGACACCGTCGAGCTGGTGATGGCACTGGAAGAAGCCTTCGACATCGAAATTCCAGACGAAGCTGCCGAAGGCATCACCACCGTTGGCGACGCCGTCAAGTACATCGAAGACAAGCAAGCCTGA
- the tkt gene encoding transketolase: MVAAPASLDTLCINSIRMLAVDAINKSKSGHPGLPMGCAPMGYALWDKFLHHNPKNPKWFNRDRFVLSAGHGCMLQYALLHLTGYDSVTIDDIKQFRQWGSKTPGHPETFETPGIEVTTGPLGAGISNAVGLAIAESHLAAKFNKPEATVVDHFTYVIMGDGCNQEGVSSEAASLAGHLKLGKLIALYDDNHITIDGRTNVSFTEDVLKRYEAYGWHVQHVADGNTDVDAISKAIEAAKAVTDKPSIIKITTTIGFGSPNKSDTAGVHGAPLGDEETELTRKQLGWNYGPFEVPQDAYDQFRQAIDRGASLEAEWNQTLATYRSKYPTESAEFERMLRGELPQGWDKDLPTYTADDKGLATRKHSQICLGALGPNLPELIGGSADLTHSNYTDIKGETGSYQPETPEKRYLHFGVREHAMAAVLNGIAYHNSGLIPYGGTFLVFADYMRGSMRLSALSELGVIYVLTHDSIGVGEDGPTHQPIETIPSLRAMPGLLVFRPGDGNETSGAYKLAIGNRHRPSALCLSRQGMANQANSSIEKVALGGYILEDCDGTPDLILIGTGTELDLCVQAAKQLSADGKKVRVVSMPCVELFDEQSDAYKEEVLPGSVRKRIVVEAAESFGWHRFIGLDGDSVTMNRFGASAPGGTCMEKFGFTVDNVVAKSKALLS, from the coding sequence ATGGTCGCCGCGCCCGCTTCTCTCGACACTCTCTGCATCAACAGCATTCGCATGCTGGCCGTTGATGCAATCAACAAGTCCAAGAGCGGCCACCCCGGCCTGCCCATGGGTTGTGCACCGATGGGTTATGCGCTTTGGGACAAGTTCCTGCACCACAACCCCAAGAACCCCAAGTGGTTCAACAGAGATCGATTTGTATTGTCGGCGGGTCACGGCTGCATGTTGCAGTACGCACTGCTGCACCTCACCGGCTACGACTCGGTGACGATCGATGACATCAAACAGTTCAGGCAATGGGGCTCCAAAACGCCTGGACACCCTGAAACCTTTGAAACTCCTGGCATTGAAGTGACCACCGGCCCCCTGGGTGCTGGTATTTCCAATGCTGTGGGCCTGGCCATCGCCGAATCTCACCTTGCTGCGAAGTTCAACAAGCCGGAAGCCACTGTTGTTGATCACTTCACCTACGTAATCATGGGTGACGGCTGCAATCAGGAGGGTGTGTCCTCCGAAGCAGCTTCATTGGCCGGCCACCTGAAGCTAGGCAAGCTGATTGCCCTCTACGACGACAACCACATCACCATTGATGGACGCACGAACGTGTCCTTCACAGAGGATGTACTCAAGCGCTATGAGGCCTACGGCTGGCACGTACAGCACGTCGCTGATGGCAACACCGATGTCGATGCCATCTCCAAAGCAATCGAAGCTGCCAAAGCTGTCACCGATAAGCCCTCGATCATCAAGATCACAACCACAATCGGTTTCGGCTCACCCAACAAGAGCGACACCGCCGGTGTGCACGGCGCCCCCCTGGGCGACGAAGAAACAGAACTGACACGCAAGCAGCTGGGATGGAATTACGGACCCTTCGAGGTTCCGCAAGACGCATACGACCAGTTCCGCCAGGCCATCGATCGCGGTGCAAGCCTTGAAGCCGAATGGAACCAAACACTGGCGACATACCGCTCCAAGTACCCGACGGAATCAGCAGAGTTTGAGCGCATGCTGCGCGGCGAACTTCCCCAAGGCTGGGATAAAGATCTTCCCACCTACACAGCAGACGACAAAGGCCTCGCCACCCGTAAACATTCACAGATCTGCTTGGGTGCCTTGGGCCCCAATCTGCCGGAGCTGATTGGTGGATCTGCCGACCTCACCCACTCCAATTACACCGACATCAAGGGCGAAACTGGCTCATACCAGCCAGAGACACCCGAGAAGCGGTATCTGCACTTTGGCGTGAGAGAGCATGCGATGGCCGCTGTTCTGAACGGCATCGCATATCACAACAGTGGACTGATCCCCTACGGCGGCACCTTCCTGGTCTTCGCCGATTACATGCGCGGCTCTATGCGCCTCTCGGCATTGAGTGAGCTAGGCGTGATCTACGTGCTCACCCACGACTCGATCGGTGTTGGCGAAGACGGACCCACACACCAGCCGATCGAAACCATCCCTTCACTGAGGGCCATGCCAGGACTGTTGGTGTTCCGACCCGGCGACGGCAATGAGACCAGTGGCGCTTACAAACTGGCCATCGGAAATCGCCACCGTCCGAGTGCGCTCTGCCTCAGCAGACAAGGCATGGCTAATCAAGCCAATTCCTCAATTGAGAAAGTGGCACTTGGTGGCTACATCCTCGAAGACTGTGATGGAACTCCTGATCTGATCCTGATCGGTACCGGCACCGAACTTGACCTCTGCGTGCAAGCCGCCAAACAGCTCAGCGCTGATGGCAAAAAAGTACGGGTCGTCTCCATGCCTTGCGTCGAACTGTTTGATGAGCAAAGCGATGCTTACAAAGAAGAAGTTCTTCCCGGGTCTGTTCGCAAGCGCATCGTCGTAGAGGCAGCAGAATCCTTTGGTTGGCACCGTTTCATCGGCCTCGACGGTGACAGCGTCACGATGAATCGTTTCGGTGCATCAGCACCCGGCGGTACTTGCATGGAGAAGTTCGGCTTCACAGTGGACAATGTTGTTGCCAAATCCAAAGCGCTGCTGAGCTGA
- a CDS encoding ion transporter: MEVALRQRLRRVVLDSDTRPGRIYNLVIFGTILLSVAGLLVEPHPMRVATPGEIPSWVDELERLCLLVFMADYLLHLWVSPKPLAYARSFYGLIDLSAVLFFFVPQIRSGLVLWIFKFARVLRVFKLLRFMDEAQMLGRALRASARRIGVFLFFVVMAQVVLGYLMVVIESSHPNTQFQTVGQGVYWAIVTMTTVGYGDFVPQTVLGRLLAAVVMLLGFGIIAIPTGIVTVESIQQARQDRRTCNSCGHRDHRREASHCDQCGADLEVSAPISAS; this comes from the coding sequence ATGGAGGTCGCTCTGCGCCAGAGGCTCCGGCGAGTCGTTCTTGATTCAGATACCCGTCCAGGCAGGATCTACAACCTGGTGATTTTCGGGACGATCCTGCTGAGCGTGGCAGGTCTGTTGGTTGAACCGCACCCGATGCGTGTTGCGACCCCTGGTGAAATTCCGTCTTGGGTGGACGAGCTGGAGCGTCTCTGCCTTCTGGTGTTCATGGCGGATTATCTGCTGCATCTGTGGGTTTCACCAAAGCCCTTGGCCTATGCGCGCAGCTTTTACGGGTTGATTGATCTTTCGGCTGTCCTGTTTTTTTTCGTGCCACAGATCCGCAGTGGCCTGGTGCTGTGGATCTTCAAGTTTGCCCGCGTGTTGCGTGTGTTCAAGCTGCTGCGCTTTATGGATGAGGCGCAGATGTTGGGCAGGGCCCTACGTGCCAGTGCCCGCCGCATTGGCGTGTTTCTGTTTTTTGTGGTGATGGCGCAGGTTGTGCTGGGTTATTTGATGGTGGTCATTGAAAGCAGTCACCCCAATACCCAGTTTCAGACCGTTGGACAGGGCGTGTACTGGGCGATTGTCACCATGACCACGGTTGGTTACGGCGATTTTGTGCCACAGACCGTGCTTGGCCGTCTATTAGCAGCGGTGGTGATGTTGCTGGGCTTCGGCATCATCGCCATTCCCACAGGCATCGTCACGGTGGAATCCATTCAACAAGCCCGTCAGGACAGGCGTACTTGTAACAGTTGCGGTCATCGTGACCATCGCCGCGAAGCAAGCCATTGCGATCAGTGCGGGGCTGATCTGGAGGTGTCCGCACCGATATCAGCCAGCTGA
- the rnc gene encoding ribonuclease III: protein MSQPSRPLEQLWATLTQSSKTLGKQDLALLQEALTHTSSGLNPHHEQLEFLGDAVLRLTASEFIASAYPRMPVGERSSLRAQLVSDRWLAELGSKIEIEHWWQIGPKASGDSTAAVTIRAELSEALIGAVYRIHGLTAVHQWLTPHWQSSAEAVLSDPHRGNCKSALQEWSQGEGLGLPTYTSKEMSQLHGDPRRFRCSVNLPPHLAAEGWGRSRRDAEQQAARAALDQLADIGADTSRSAPH from the coding sequence ATGAGCCAACCATCACGGCCACTGGAGCAGCTCTGGGCGACTCTCACTCAGTCCTCCAAAACCCTGGGGAAGCAAGACCTTGCCCTACTACAAGAAGCCCTCACTCACACCTCCAGCGGTCTGAACCCTCATCACGAGCAACTGGAATTTCTCGGAGATGCGGTGCTGCGTCTTACGGCTAGTGAATTCATCGCCTCTGCCTATCCGCGCATGCCCGTGGGCGAACGCTCAAGCCTCAGGGCACAACTGGTGAGCGATCGATGGTTAGCCGAGCTGGGCTCCAAGATTGAGATCGAGCACTGGTGGCAGATCGGCCCCAAAGCCAGCGGCGACAGCACTGCAGCCGTCACGATCCGCGCAGAACTCAGCGAGGCACTGATCGGCGCGGTCTACAGGATTCACGGTCTGACAGCAGTGCATCAATGGCTGACTCCTCACTGGCAGAGCAGTGCTGAAGCGGTGCTCTCAGACCCGCACCGCGGCAATTGCAAATCCGCCCTTCAGGAGTGGAGTCAGGGTGAAGGCCTTGGCCTGCCTACCTACACCAGCAAAGAAATGAGCCAACTGCATGGTGACCCGCGCCGCTTTCGTTGCAGCGTGAACTTGCCGCCACATCTGGCAGCAGAAGGATGGGGCCGCTCACGGCGTGACGCCGAGCAGCAAGCCGCCAGGGCCGCCCTGGATCAGCTGGCTGATATCGGTGCGGACACCTCCAGATCAGCCCCGCACTGA
- the rimM gene encoding ribosome maturation factor RimM (Essential for efficient processing of 16S rRNA), producing MSSVASDSDFKTASADEDWLAVGTVVAAQGLNGELRVNPASDFPERFTKPGPRWLQHKGATPQEMMLTSGRQLPGRSLFVVRFKGVDSRSAAEALVGQKLLVSCTDRPKLEEGEFHLLDLVGLEARLNSNNNNVVGTVSDLISGGNDLLEITRPDGRKLLIPFVDQIVPEVHQAEGWLLITPPPGLLEL from the coding sequence CTGTCATCCGTGGCCTCAGACTCCGATTTCAAAACTGCATCAGCAGACGAGGACTGGCTGGCCGTTGGCACGGTGGTGGCTGCGCAGGGTTTAAACGGCGAGCTTCGCGTGAACCCAGCCAGTGATTTTCCCGAACGTTTCACCAAGCCAGGGCCTCGTTGGTTGCAGCACAAAGGCGCAACTCCACAGGAAATGATGCTGACCAGCGGTCGCCAACTCCCGGGCAGGAGTCTGTTCGTCGTGCGTTTCAAGGGGGTCGACAGCCGCAGCGCTGCAGAAGCTCTGGTGGGCCAGAAGCTTCTCGTGAGTTGCACAGATCGACCCAAGCTTGAGGAGGGAGAGTTCCACCTGCTCGACCTGGTTGGCCTAGAAGCTCGTCTGAATTCGAACAACAACAATGTGGTCGGCACCGTGAGCGATCTGATCAGCGGAGGCAACGACCTACTGGAAATCACACGGCCAGACGGGCGAAAACTGCTCATTCCCTTTGTGGATCAGATCGTTCCAGAGGTGCATCAAGCAGAAGGCTGGCTGCTAATCACACCCCCGCCAGGACTGCTGGAGCTGTGA
- a CDS encoding mannose-1-phosphate guanylyltransferase/mannose-6-phosphate isomerase: MTTPLIPVILCGGTGTRLWPLSRASYPKQYWPLGGNGDETLLQQTQQRLEGIRALGDPLLICNDDHRFIVAEQMRQIDIQPGAILLEPMGRNTAPAVAVAALQATANGEDPLLLVLSADHVIRDAEHFRRAIEAGRSTAEAGRLVTFGIVPTAPETGYGYIEAAESLQTGTLMPVPIARFVEKPDQATAEQFLASGRFTWNSGMFLFRASAMLSELERLTPEVVSCCRAALEQDVADLDFLRLEREAFAKCPNVAIDVAVMEQTQLGSVIPLAAGWSDVGSWSALWDTADRDDDGNVLRGRVISEGSRNCYLRSEHRLVVGLGVENLVVVETDDAVLIADRSQAQNVKTIVKQLEADGSPEGKAHRKIYRPWGHYTSVVEDSRWQVKRISVKPGASLSLQMHHHRAEHWIVVKGTAVVERDNQSQLLGENQSTYIPMGCKHRLSNPGRIPVELIEVQSGAYLGEDDIVRFDDVYGRSVVAAAAAQALITPQ, translated from the coding sequence GTGACCACCCCTCTGATTCCGGTGATCCTCTGCGGTGGCACAGGCACTCGCCTCTGGCCCCTCTCCCGAGCGAGTTATCCGAAGCAGTACTGGCCCTTGGGCGGCAACGGCGATGAAACCCTTCTTCAGCAGACCCAGCAACGTCTTGAAGGGATCAGAGCGTTAGGAGATCCACTGCTGATCTGCAACGACGACCACCGTTTCATCGTGGCCGAGCAGATGCGTCAGATCGACATTCAACCTGGTGCCATTCTGCTGGAACCCATGGGGCGCAACACAGCTCCAGCGGTGGCGGTTGCTGCATTGCAAGCCACAGCCAACGGAGAGGATCCTCTTCTGCTGGTGCTCTCTGCTGACCACGTGATTCGGGACGCCGAACACTTTCGTCGCGCCATCGAAGCCGGCCGCAGCACAGCCGAGGCAGGCCGTCTGGTGACCTTCGGAATCGTGCCAACGGCTCCAGAAACTGGCTATGGCTACATCGAGGCCGCCGAATCCCTGCAAACCGGCACTCTCATGCCGGTACCGATCGCACGCTTTGTTGAGAAGCCAGACCAGGCCACCGCCGAACAGTTCCTGGCCAGCGGACGCTTCACCTGGAACAGCGGCATGTTTCTGTTCAGGGCGAGCGCCATGCTTTCGGAGCTGGAACGCCTGACACCTGAAGTGGTGAGCTGTTGTCGAGCTGCCCTCGAGCAGGATGTGGCAGACCTCGACTTCCTGCGACTGGAGCGCGAAGCCTTCGCCAAATGTCCCAACGTGGCCATTGATGTGGCTGTGATGGAACAGACCCAGCTCGGATCAGTGATTCCCCTGGCTGCAGGCTGGAGTGATGTCGGCAGCTGGAGTGCCCTCTGGGACACCGCCGACCGCGATGACGACGGCAACGTGCTGCGCGGCAGGGTGATCAGTGAGGGAAGCCGCAACTGCTACCTGCGCAGCGAACACCGACTTGTGGTGGGCCTCGGCGTTGAGAATCTTGTTGTGGTCGAAACCGACGACGCCGTGCTGATCGCCGACCGAAGTCAGGCACAGAACGTGAAGACGATCGTGAAGCAATTGGAGGCTGATGGCAGCCCGGAAGGCAAGGCGCATCGCAAGATCTATCGCCCCTGGGGCCACTACACAAGCGTGGTGGAAGACAGCCGCTGGCAGGTGAAGCGCATTTCCGTGAAGCCAGGTGCCAGCCTCTCACTGCAGATGCACCACCACCGTGCCGAGCATTGGATCGTGGTGAAAGGCACAGCGGTCGTCGAACGCGACAACCAATCACAACTGCTCGGTGAGAACCAAAGCACTTACATCCCAATGGGCTGCAAGCACCGTCTCAGCAACCCCGGCCGGATTCCAGTGGAGCTGATCGAAGTGCAGAGCGGGGCCTATCTAGGTGAAGACGACATCGTGCGATTCGACGATGTCTATGGCCGCAGCGTCGTAGCAGCTGCTGCAGCCCAGGCCTTGATCACTCCACAGTGA